Proteins found in one Pontibacter sp. SGAir0037 genomic segment:
- the lysS gene encoding lysine--tRNA ligase, producing the protein MQLSEQELRRRHEREELEKMGINPYPSELYEVTATAKEIKDNFDKEKNNYQEVSLAGRLMSRRIMGKASFAELMDSTGRIQIYVSRDDIAPGENKDLYNTVFKKMLDIGDFIGIKGYAFVTQVGEISVHVTELKLLTKSLKPLPVVKREIDENGVEHVYDGFTDPELRYRQRYVDLIVNPQVRETFKKRTQLVNSMRSFLSGQGYLEVETPILQPLYGGAAARPFKTHHNTLDMTLYLRIANELYLKRLIVGGFDGVFEFAKDFRNEGMSRFHNPEFTQVELYVAYKDYNWMMDLVEEMVEKVAMDLHGTTEVQVGENIINFQRPWKRFTMFEAIEHFTKIDISEMEEPELRQTAEKLGIKVDPKLGKGKIIDEIFGETCEPYLIQPTFITDYPVEMSPLAKKHRSKPGLVERFEAICNGKEICNAFSELNDPIDQRARFEEQLELGKRGDVEAMVLDEDFLRALEYGMPPTAGLGIGIDRLSMIMTNSHSIQDVLFFPQMKPEKHEE; encoded by the coding sequence ATGCAATTGAGCGAACAGGAACTACGCAGACGCCACGAGCGCGAAGAGTTGGAGAAAATGGGCATCAACCCGTATCCATCCGAATTATATGAAGTTACTGCCACTGCCAAAGAAATAAAGGATAATTTCGATAAGGAAAAGAATAATTATCAGGAAGTAAGCCTGGCTGGCCGCTTAATGAGCCGCCGCATTATGGGTAAGGCTTCTTTTGCCGAGCTGATGGACAGCACAGGCCGTATCCAGATCTATGTATCGCGCGATGACATTGCTCCCGGCGAGAATAAAGACCTTTACAACACGGTGTTCAAGAAGATGCTGGACATCGGTGACTTTATCGGTATAAAAGGATACGCCTTTGTAACGCAGGTAGGTGAAATTTCGGTGCACGTAACCGAACTTAAACTTCTGACAAAATCGCTGAAGCCGCTTCCTGTTGTAAAGCGTGAAATAGATGAAAACGGCGTAGAGCATGTGTACGACGGCTTTACTGACCCGGAACTGCGTTACCGCCAGCGCTACGTAGACCTGATCGTGAACCCGCAAGTACGTGAGACATTTAAAAAGCGTACGCAACTGGTAAACTCGATGCGCAGCTTCCTGAGTGGCCAAGGCTATTTAGAAGTGGAAACGCCTATCCTGCAGCCATTGTACGGTGGCGCGGCAGCTCGACCTTTTAAAACGCACCACAACACGCTGGACATGACCCTGTACCTGCGTATTGCAAACGAACTGTACCTGAAGCGCCTGATCGTAGGCGGTTTCGACGGAGTATTTGAGTTTGCCAAAGACTTCCGCAACGAAGGCATGAGCCGCTTCCATAATCCGGAGTTTACGCAGGTAGAGCTGTATGTCGCCTACAAAGACTATAACTGGATGATGGACCTGGTAGAGGAAATGGTGGAGAAAGTTGCTATGGACCTGCACGGCACAACAGAGGTGCAAGTGGGCGAAAACATCATCAACTTCCAGCGCCCCTGGAAACGTTTTACGATGTTCGAAGCCATAGAGCATTTCACGAAAATTGATATTTCGGAGATGGAAGAGCCGGAGCTACGCCAGACGGCAGAAAAACTGGGCATTAAAGTGGATCCGAAGCTGGGTAAAGGCAAAATCATCGACGAGATCTTTGGCGAAACCTGCGAGCCTTACCTGATTCAGCCGACGTTCATTACAGATTATCCTGTAGAAATGAGCCCGCTGGCGAAGAAGCACCGTAGCAAGCCGGGCTTGGTAGAGCGTTTCGAGGCCATCTGCAACGGCAAAGAGATCTGCAATGCTTTCTCTGAGCTAAACGACCCAATCGATCAGCGTGCCCGTTTTGAGGAGCAACTGGAGCTAGGTAAACGCGGTGATGTGGAAGCAATGGTGCTGGATGAGGACTTCCTGCGCGCACTTGAGTATGGCATGCCGCCAACCGCAGGTCTTGGAATAGGTATAGACCGTTTATCCATGATCATGACCAACTCGCATTCTATACAGGATGTACTGTTCTTCCCTCAGATGAAGCCTGAGAAGCACGAAGAATAA
- a CDS encoding YtxH domain-containing protein, with product MKTKKASTTSAESTTSAATYDRLGFRIHTPQKEEAKESAGISEAPGMIKRTIERTMKGKTTAKSSNTGTLVASVLAGAGVGALAAVLLAPEKGKVLRTQIANSAGEAGDLVTQQMTKVMDTCKSTMNTWTGKVKTMANGATSGNGKSETGTDDPAKSNPRYF from the coding sequence ATGAAAACAAAAAAGGCAAGTACAACAAGTGCAGAATCAACAACAAGTGCAGCTACTTACGATAGGTTAGGCTTTCGCATTCATACTCCGCAAAAAGAGGAGGCGAAAGAAAGTGCAGGTATAAGTGAGGCGCCTGGCATGATAAAACGTACTATCGAGCGCACCATGAAAGGAAAGACCACAGCTAAAAGCAGTAATACCGGCACATTAGTGGCGAGTGTGCTGGCCGGAGCAGGTGTGGGAGCTTTAGCCGCTGTATTACTGGCGCCGGAAAAAGGGAAAGTACTTCGTACTCAGATTGCTAATTCTGCAGGAGAAGCCGGAGACCTGGTAACACAGCAGATGACAAAAGTGATGGATACCTGCAAAAGCACGATGAACACCTGGACGGGCAAAGTAAAAACCATGGCAAACGGAGCTACATCCGGTAATGGTAAAAGCGAGACAGGTACAGATGATCCCGCCAAATCAAATCCAAGATATTTCTAA
- a CDS encoding YtxH domain-containing protein, with product MKDNSGKVILALLAGASAGVIAGLLMAPDTGEQTRTSVKKWATKLSKDLEKNLQAGLDEIKNMSNDTLDKLSTAAKDFSGKATDTASDVAEKATDTVKNATGGTAKTGGTSTGTGAGTTATGGGNA from the coding sequence ATGAAGGACAATAGCGGAAAAGTAATACTCGCTTTATTGGCTGGTGCTAGCGCTGGTGTTATTGCAGGCTTGTTAATGGCTCCCGACACTGGTGAACAAACCAGAACAAGTGTTAAAAAATGGGCTACTAAACTGAGCAAAGACCTGGAGAAAAACCTGCAGGCCGGTTTAGACGAAATCAAGAACATGAGCAACGACACATTAGATAAGCTTTCTACCGCTGCGAAAGACTTTTCAGGCAAAGCGACAGACACAGCTTCTGATGTAGCTGAGAAAGCAACAGATACTGTGAAAAATGCTACCGGTGGTACTGCTAAAACCGGAGGTACTTCAACTGGTACTGGTGCAGGTACAACTGCAACAGGTGGCGGAAACGCTTAA
- a CDS encoding carboxy terminal-processing peptidase: MLSLTTRFKIIISVLAVVLLTGSFILYNKTKAPEGKNEVLIKTLMQGISSLHYQPSELNDDFSKKAFSLYLERLDYNKKFLLESDVAALRKFETAIDDQLRAGSFEFFDASAQLINTRIKESEAFYKEILAKPFDFNKDETIELDGKKLAFAKDAAALKEAWRKQLKYQTLVQLSNMQEQQQKAAEKDKKKETKPFEQLEKEARERVTKTYNDLYQHLLKRNDEDWRSIYINAVTNVYDPHTGYFPPKDKANFDIGFTGRLEGIGATLQEKDGQIKVLEIVPGSPSYRQGDLKPGDAIQKVGQGDQEPVVVEGMRLDDAIQLIRGKKGTEVRLTVRKPDGSTRLIPIVRDVIVIEETYAQSAVINGNQKIGYIKLPSFYADFERREDGRNSGEDVKREIEKLKGEGINGLVLDLRNNGGGSLGDAIEMAGLFIERGPVVQVKSSAGKTVAYDDRDPQVQYSGPLVVLVNANSASASEILAAAMQDYKRAVIVGSQTFGKGTVQQFIELDEALPAQFNPYKPLGSLKLTTQKFYRINGGTTQLRGVKPDVELPDAYSFLEFGEKEQDYPLAFDEISPARYSQWPNGKINISQIQANSKKRIASNKSFNLIKESGTRMKQQADNTVRSLNFKKYVEEEKKAEAESKRFDEAQKEVPVLDVYRLKQDLQAAATDTATAAKNKDFLKSLQKDIYVEEAVAIIKNDLK, encoded by the coding sequence ATGCTATCCTTGACAACCCGATTCAAAATAATAATATCCGTTTTAGCAGTTGTCCTGCTAACAGGATCTTTTATACTGTACAACAAGACCAAAGCACCGGAAGGTAAAAACGAGGTTCTTATCAAGACGCTTATGCAGGGCATCAGTTCTCTGCATTACCAGCCAAGCGAGCTAAACGACGACTTTTCTAAAAAAGCGTTCAGCCTGTACCTGGAGCGCCTCGATTACAATAAGAAATTCCTGCTGGAGTCTGACGTTGCTGCTCTTCGCAAGTTCGAAACAGCCATAGACGATCAGCTGCGGGCCGGTTCATTTGAATTTTTTGATGCCTCGGCTCAATTGATCAATACAAGAATCAAAGAATCTGAAGCTTTCTACAAGGAAATACTGGCAAAGCCTTTCGATTTCAATAAAGACGAAACGATTGAGCTGGATGGTAAGAAACTGGCATTTGCAAAAGACGCCGCGGCTTTAAAAGAGGCATGGCGTAAGCAACTTAAGTACCAGACGCTGGTGCAGCTGTCTAACATGCAGGAGCAACAGCAGAAAGCCGCTGAAAAAGACAAGAAGAAAGAAACGAAGCCTTTCGAACAGTTGGAGAAAGAGGCACGCGAGCGTGTTACTAAAACGTATAACGACCTTTACCAGCACCTACTGAAACGTAACGATGAAGACTGGCGCTCGATTTACATCAATGCTGTAACAAACGTATATGACCCGCATACCGGGTATTTCCCTCCTAAAGACAAGGCTAATTTTGATATTGGTTTTACCGGCCGCTTAGAAGGTATAGGTGCCACTCTGCAGGAAAAAGATGGCCAGATTAAGGTATTGGAAATTGTTCCTGGCAGCCCGTCTTACCGTCAAGGCGATCTGAAGCCTGGTGATGCCATTCAAAAAGTAGGTCAGGGCGATCAGGAGCCGGTAGTGGTGGAAGGCATGCGTTTGGACGATGCTATTCAGCTGATACGTGGTAAAAAAGGAACAGAAGTGCGTTTAACGGTTAGAAAACCGGATGGTAGCACCAGGTTAATTCCAATTGTTCGTGATGTTATTGTAATTGAAGAAACTTATGCTCAGTCTGCCGTTATCAATGGCAACCAGAAAATTGGTTATATTAAGCTTCCCAGCTTTTATGCCGATTTCGAGCGTCGCGAAGATGGCCGCAACAGTGGCGAAGATGTAAAGCGTGAGATTGAAAAATTAAAAGGCGAAGGTATAAATGGCCTGGTACTGGACCTGCGTAATAACGGGGGCGGTTCTTTAGGAGATGCTATAGAAATGGCTGGTTTATTTATCGAAAGAGGCCCTGTGGTACAGGTAAAGTCATCAGCAGGTAAAACCGTTGCTTACGACGACAGAGACCCTCAGGTGCAGTACAGTGGTCCGCTGGTTGTGCTGGTAAATGCCAACAGTGCCTCCGCTTCTGAAATTCTGGCAGCTGCTATGCAGGATTATAAACGTGCTGTAATTGTAGGTAGCCAGACCTTTGGCAAAGGTACAGTGCAGCAGTTTATCGAGTTGGATGAAGCCTTGCCTGCACAGTTTAACCCGTATAAACCGCTGGGTTCTTTAAAGCTTACAACACAGAAATTCTATCGCATTAACGGTGGTACTACACAGCTACGCGGTGTTAAACCAGACGTTGAACTGCCTGATGCTTATAGCTTCCTGGAGTTTGGTGAAAAGGAGCAGGATTATCCATTGGCTTTTGATGAGATTAGCCCTGCCAGGTACAGCCAATGGCCTAACGGCAAAATAAATATTTCGCAAATTCAGGCGAACAGCAAAAAAAGAATAGCGAGCAACAAGAGCTTCAACTTAATAAAAGAAAGCGGAACACGCATGAAGCAGCAGGCAGATAATACCGTTCGCTCTCTCAACTTCAAAAAGTATGTAGAAGAAGAGAAAAAAGCGGAGGCAGAATCTAAACGTTTCGATGAAGCTCAGAAAGAAGTACCGGTGCTGGATGTTTACAGGCTGAAGCAAGACCTGCAGGCTGCGGCCACCGATACGGCAACAGCTGCCAAAAACAAAGACTTCCTGAAATCTTTGCAAAAAGATATCTATGTAGAAGAGGCTGTAGCCATTATTAAAAACGATTTGAAATAA
- a CDS encoding PLP-dependent aspartate aminotransferase family protein, whose translation MELSYILNKLGEERELYYNAVAPPIMQSSNFACKTVADLREVLQHEPDVPFYTRGNNPTVTILEQKIAALEGAEHAIAFGSGMAAVSAAVLSQVKAGDHVVCVQKPYTWANALMRRFLPRFGIEVTMVDGTDAENYRKAIKPNTKLLYMESPNSFTFELQDIAAVAAIAKEHGCATIIDNSYATPLYQNPIALGVDLVVHSCTKYIGGHSDVMGGIVCGARAAINSIFEKEYMTLGAVLSPHDASLLLRGLRTLPIRLERIAVSTRKVVAYLEQHPKVERVLFPFSPAHPQHQLALKQMRNNAGQFSLVLKAEKMEQVELFCDSLQNFLMAASWGGHESLIFPVAASYKPGAYKASMPFTTIRCYIGLEDPDFLIQDLEQALEKV comes from the coding sequence ATGGAGCTTTCATACATACTAAATAAACTGGGGGAGGAGCGAGAGCTATATTACAATGCGGTTGCGCCTCCGATTATGCAAAGCAGCAATTTTGCCTGTAAAACGGTAGCTGATTTACGGGAGGTATTGCAGCATGAGCCGGACGTGCCTTTTTATACCCGCGGCAATAACCCTACTGTAACTATACTGGAGCAGAAGATAGCTGCTTTAGAGGGAGCGGAGCATGCTATAGCTTTTGGCAGCGGCATGGCAGCTGTATCGGCAGCTGTGCTATCTCAGGTAAAAGCCGGAGACCATGTGGTGTGCGTGCAGAAACCTTATACCTGGGCCAATGCCTTAATGCGCAGATTCCTTCCTCGCTTTGGGATAGAAGTTACGATGGTAGATGGAACAGATGCAGAAAACTACAGAAAAGCTATAAAGCCTAATACAAAGCTGCTCTACATGGAGAGCCCCAATTCATTTACGTTTGAATTACAGGATATCGCCGCGGTAGCGGCCATTGCGAAAGAACATGGTTGTGCCACAATTATCGATAATTCGTATGCCACGCCGCTTTACCAGAATCCGATAGCCTTAGGTGTAGATTTGGTAGTGCATTCCTGCACAAAGTATATCGGAGGGCACTCAGATGTAATGGGGGGAATTGTTTGTGGAGCGAGAGCAGCCATAAATTCTATTTTCGAGAAAGAGTACATGACCCTGGGTGCAGTGCTCTCGCCCCATGATGCCTCGTTGCTCTTACGTGGCCTCCGGACGCTGCCTATACGCCTCGAGCGTATAGCTGTTTCAACGCGCAAGGTAGTAGCTTACCTGGAGCAGCACCCCAAGGTTGAGCGCGTGCTGTTTCCGTTTTCACCTGCGCACCCCCAGCACCAGCTGGCTCTTAAGCAAATGCGAAACAATGCCGGGCAGTTTTCACTCGTTTTAAAAGCGGAGAAGATGGAGCAGGTAGAGCTGTTTTGCGATAGCCTGCAGAACTTTCTGATGGCTGCATCCTGGGGAGGGCACGAATCGCTTATTTTTCCTGTGGCGGCTTCGTATAAACCTGGGGCATACAAAGCTTCGATGCCGTTCACCACGATAAGGTGTTATATAGGCCTGGAAGACCCGGATTTCCTGATACAGGATCTGGAACAGGCATTGGAGAAGGTTTAG
- a CDS encoding SRPBCC family protein, which translates to MESTAANTAITVETTVQAPVEKVWRFWTTPHHITQWNNASDDWHTPRAENDLRVGGKFRCRMEAKDGTMGFDFEGTYTAVEEHQLIAYVLEDNRNVKIVFAPAEEGTTVTETFDAEQTHSVEMQQTGWQAILDNFKKHVEKNGMPERLHFEVSIGASADKVYRTMLEKETYTAWTSVFNPTSYYEGSWAQGSRIQFLGTGEDGAVGGMVSRIKENIPNKFVSIEHLGLVQNGAEVTSGPEVEGWAGALEDYTFTEAGEETIVAVDVDSNEEFKDFFNETWPTALQKLKALCETEA; encoded by the coding sequence ATGGAAAGTACAGCAGCAAACACCGCTATTACAGTAGAAACAACCGTGCAGGCTCCGGTAGAAAAAGTTTGGAGGTTCTGGACCACACCACACCACATCACACAGTGGAACAATGCCTCCGACGATTGGCATACCCCGCGGGCAGAAAACGATCTCCGCGTGGGCGGCAAGTTCCGGTGCAGGATGGAGGCCAAAGACGGCACCATGGGGTTTGACTTTGAGGGCACCTATACGGCTGTGGAAGAGCACCAACTTATAGCGTATGTTTTGGAGGATAACCGGAATGTGAAGATAGTGTTTGCACCTGCTGAAGAAGGAACCACGGTAACTGAAACCTTTGATGCCGAACAAACCCACTCCGTAGAAATGCAGCAAACCGGCTGGCAAGCAATATTGGATAACTTTAAAAAGCACGTAGAGAAAAACGGAATGCCGGAACGCCTGCATTTTGAGGTAAGCATTGGGGCCAGTGCCGACAAAGTATACCGCACCATGCTCGAGAAAGAAACCTACACAGCATGGACTTCTGTGTTTAACCCCACCTCTTATTACGAAGGCTCCTGGGCGCAGGGCTCCAGAATTCAGTTCCTGGGAACAGGAGAGGACGGCGCAGTAGGCGGTATGGTAAGCAGGATAAAGGAGAATATCCCAAATAAGTTTGTGAGCATCGAACACCTGGGGCTGGTGCAAAACGGTGCCGAAGTAACCAGCGGCCCTGAAGTGGAAGGCTGGGCAGGAGCACTGGAAGACTATACCTTTACAGAAGCTGGCGAAGAAACCATTGTAGCCGTGGATGTCGACAGCAATGAGGAGTTTAAGGATTTTTTTAATGAAACATGGCCCACGGCATTGCAAAAGCTAAAGGCTCTTTGCGAAACAGAGGCATAG
- the ggt gene encoding gamma-glutamyltransferase, which produces MQKLARIAFLPKTYQVFYLLIVLALLNSCTTTSRPGKEAPGLVAERAMVVSAHPDASAIGLAILKRGGNAYDAAIATQFALAVCHPAAGNIGGGGFLVYRHHTGEAGALDYRETAPAAATPTMYQDSAGQVIAGLSINGHLAAGIPGTVDGMVQLHQKLGSLPFSELVQPAIDLAKRGVVLTEKEATGLNGAKEKFISHNKHLPYLVSNTRWEQGDTLFLPELAKTLEQIRDNGREGFYAGPTADLIVREMRVGGGMISFDDLKNYHAVWRKPISGNYKNYTVISMPPPSSGGVALLQLLQMVEPYNLKKLGWQSTAAVQVMTEAERRVYADRATYMGDPDFVQVPVASLLNQHYLASRMQDFTLEKATPSSQIKAGELQVQESEQTTHYSIVDPFGNAVSVTTTLNGSYGSKVVVQGAGFLLNNEMDDFSAKPGVPNMFGLVGGQANAIAPGKRMLSSMTPTILEKDGALYMVVGTPGGSTIITSVFQTVINVMDHDMGMQAAVTAPRFHHQWLPDDIQHEPEALSEKVRAALQQKGYRFTDRGPIGRVDAILIRPDKTLEAGADPRGDDTAAGY; this is translated from the coding sequence ATGCAAAAACTGGCAAGGATTGCTTTTCTCCCGAAGACATACCAGGTCTTTTACCTGCTTATAGTATTGGCTTTGCTCAACAGCTGCACAACAACCTCTAGACCAGGTAAAGAGGCACCGGGGCTTGTTGCAGAAAGAGCCATGGTTGTATCTGCTCATCCTGATGCCTCTGCCATTGGTCTGGCAATATTAAAGCGGGGTGGCAATGCTTACGATGCTGCTATTGCCACACAATTTGCTTTAGCCGTTTGCCATCCGGCAGCAGGCAACATAGGCGGCGGAGGCTTTCTGGTATACAGGCACCATACCGGCGAGGCGGGGGCGCTCGATTACCGGGAAACGGCCCCGGCGGCAGCTACTCCTACCATGTACCAGGACAGTGCGGGCCAGGTAATAGCAGGCTTAAGCATTAACGGACATCTGGCAGCCGGAATCCCTGGCACTGTAGATGGTATGGTACAGCTACACCAAAAGCTCGGGTCTCTTCCTTTTTCCGAACTTGTACAACCGGCCATAGACCTGGCAAAACGCGGCGTGGTATTAACCGAAAAAGAAGCCACCGGTTTAAACGGTGCAAAAGAGAAATTTATCTCACACAACAAGCATCTGCCTTATCTGGTAAGCAATACGCGTTGGGAACAAGGCGACACCCTTTTTCTTCCTGAGCTGGCCAAAACGCTGGAGCAGATCAGAGACAATGGCCGTGAAGGCTTTTATGCAGGTCCTACTGCTGATCTTATAGTGCGGGAAATGCGTGTAGGAGGCGGTATGATTTCTTTCGACGACCTGAAAAACTACCACGCTGTCTGGCGAAAACCCATCAGCGGAAACTATAAAAACTATACCGTAATATCTATGCCTCCTCCGTCAAGTGGTGGTGTGGCTTTGCTCCAGCTCCTGCAAATGGTAGAGCCTTATAACCTGAAAAAGCTGGGCTGGCAAAGCACTGCTGCTGTTCAGGTCATGACGGAAGCTGAAAGGCGAGTATATGCAGACCGCGCAACCTATATGGGCGATCCTGATTTTGTACAGGTGCCCGTAGCATCTCTACTAAACCAGCATTACTTAGCTTCCCGTATGCAAGACTTTACATTGGAAAAAGCTACGCCATCCTCTCAGATAAAAGCTGGAGAGTTACAGGTGCAGGAATCGGAACAAACCACCCACTACAGCATAGTAGATCCGTTTGGGAATGCAGTATCTGTTACAACCACCCTTAATGGCAGCTATGGTTCTAAAGTGGTAGTGCAGGGTGCCGGCTTTCTGTTGAATAATGAAATGGATGATTTCAGTGCGAAGCCTGGTGTACCTAATATGTTCGGTTTAGTGGGAGGACAGGCAAATGCTATTGCACCAGGTAAACGAATGCTCAGCTCCATGACTCCAACTATCCTGGAGAAAGATGGTGCGCTTTACATGGTAGTAGGCACCCCTGGCGGCTCCACCATTATCACATCTGTATTTCAAACTGTTATCAATGTAATGGACCATGATATGGGCATGCAGGCCGCTGTTACAGCACCACGCTTCCACCACCAGTGGTTGCCGGATGATATACAGCATGAGCCAGAAGCCCTGTCAGAAAAAGTAAGGGCTGCGCTACAGCAGAAGGGCTATCGGTTTACAGATAGAGGCCCTATAGGTCGTGTAGATGCTATATTAATCAGACCGGATAAAACGCTTGAAGCAGGCGCAGATCCTCGGGGCGATGATACGGCTGCAGGTTACTAA
- a CDS encoding VOC family protein yields the protein MMRHHAIYPCLWFDGTAKEAAELYLTAFPYGSIIADTPMVVTFELAGHKFMGLNGGPMFRPNPSVSFNMYFETADELAQAWNRLSAGGQVLMALGDYPWSRQYSWVQDKFGVNWQLSLRNKEVPQQPSTAFMFTGSQAGKAGEAIRFYTSVFEPASMGEIVRYEATDPDVEGTVKYAQFTLGQQAFTAMDSTLAHAFCFSEGNSLVVTCNTQAEIDYYWSRLSEGGQEGRCGWLKDKYGVSWQVVPAVLEHLMADPEKAPRVTQAFMQMKKFEIQQLVEA from the coding sequence ATGATGAGACATCATGCTATTTATCCTTGCCTCTGGTTTGATGGTACAGCCAAAGAAGCGGCTGAGCTTTACCTGACCGCCTTTCCCTACGGCAGCATCATAGCTGATACACCCATGGTGGTTACCTTTGAGCTGGCCGGGCATAAATTTATGGGGCTGAATGGTGGCCCTATGTTCAGGCCCAACCCATCTGTTTCGTTTAACATGTACTTTGAGACGGCAGACGAGCTGGCACAGGCCTGGAACAGGCTGTCGGCAGGGGGGCAGGTGCTGATGGCTTTGGGCGACTACCCGTGGAGCAGGCAGTACAGTTGGGTGCAGGACAAGTTCGGTGTAAACTGGCAGCTGTCGCTCAGAAATAAAGAGGTGCCGCAGCAGCCGTCGACAGCATTTATGTTTACAGGTTCACAGGCAGGCAAAGCCGGGGAAGCTATCCGGTTTTACACAAGTGTATTTGAGCCTGCCAGTATGGGAGAAATAGTTCGCTACGAGGCTACCGATCCTGATGTGGAAGGCACTGTAAAATACGCGCAGTTTACGCTGGGCCAGCAGGCATTTACAGCCATGGACAGTACGCTGGCGCATGCGTTTTGTTTTAGCGAGGGCAATTCGCTGGTAGTTACCTGCAACACCCAGGCAGAGATAGACTACTATTGGAGCAGGCTGAGCGAAGGCGGGCAGGAAGGCCGGTGCGGCTGGCTCAAAGACAAGTATGGTGTTTCGTGGCAGGTAGTGCCTGCCGTTTTGGAGCACCTTATGGCCGACCCTGAAAAAGCTCCGCGTGTAACCCAGGCATTTATGCAGATGAAGAAGTTCGAGATACAACAACTGGTAGAGGCGTAA